One Fundulus heteroclitus isolate FHET01 chromosome 11, MU-UCD_Fhet_4.1, whole genome shotgun sequence DNA segment encodes these proteins:
- the LOC105921143 gene encoding olfactory receptor 2K2-like, producing MENLTMGAPLKQPIVFELVGFDVPPGQGPFLFFLALCAYTVVLLGNGVVICVIVMDRNLHRPMFVMICHLVVCDLLGATAVLPHLMMHFLTGQKNIFYLSAIAQGFCVHTYGAAMQTILGVMAYDRYIAVCEPLRYHSIMTSARLHSCCALAWIVALLLIAGLFSFHINLPYCSRIIQHVYCSNKIMMNLACAPTPVSNIYGLVITWTVSTSMFIFIALSYIRILQAAFKQGRTDSSVRSKALQTCATHFIVYVVYEVTTLIIVVSYRFPSTSQNMKKFLGMLFIIAPPAINPIIYGLVSKELRTSIFQQFSTRTCRKN from the exons ATGGAGAACCTAACGATGGGTGCTCCCCTCAAACAGCCGATTGTGTTTGAACTAGTGGGTTTTGATGTTCCACCAGGACAAGGTCCATTCTTGTTCTTCTTGGCCCTGTGTGCCTACACGGTGGTGCTACTGGGGAACGGTGTGGTGATCTGTGTTATTGTGATGGACAGGAACCTGCACAGACCCATGTTTGTAATGATCTGTCACCTGGTGGTCTGTGATCTGCTGGGGGCCACAGCGGTGCTTCCTCACCTCATGATGCACTTCTTAACGGGGCAGAAGAACATCTTCTACCTCTCTGCCATCGCTCAGGGCTTCTGTGTGCACACATATGGTGCAGCGATGCAGACTATTCTGGGAGTGATGGCCTATGACAG GTACATCGCGGTGTGTGAACCTCTCAGGTATCACTCCATCATGACTTCAGCTCGGCTGCACAGCTGCTGCGCTCTGGCCTGGATAGTGGCCCTGCTGCTCATCGCTGGGCTCTTCTCCTTCCACATAAACCTACCTTACTGCAGCCGAATTATCCAGCATGTCTACTGCAGCAACAAGATCATGATGAACCTGGCCTGTGCTCCCACTCCTGTCAGCAACATCTACG GTTTAGTCATCACCTGGACTGTGAGCACAAGCATGTTCATCTTCATCGCTTTATCCTACATCAGAATCTTGCAAGCTGCTTTTAAACAGGGCAGAACAGACAGCAGTGTCCGTTCAAAGGCCTTACAGACCTGTGCAACACACTTCATCGTGTACGTGGTTTATGAGGTAACTACACTAATTATTGTTGTTAGTTACAGATTTCCATCCACCtcccaaaacatgaaaaagttccTCGGCATGCTGTTCATCATCGCCCCCCCAGCTATCAACCCCATCATCTATGGGCTGGTCAGTAAAGAGTTACGGACCAGCATCTTTCAGCAGTTTTCTACCAGAACCTGCCGCAAGAACTGA
- the LOC105921142 gene encoding olfactory receptor 2K2-like — translation MENLTMGASLKQPIVFELVGFDVPPGQGPLLFFLALCAYMVVLLGNGVVICVIVMDRNLHRPMFVMICHLVVCDLLGATAVLPRLMMHFLTGQKNISYLPAIAQGFCVHTYGVAMQTILGVMAYDRYIAVCEPLRYHSIMTSARLHSCCALAWMVALLLIAVLFSFHMNVPLCGRIIQHVYCSNRSILNLACVPTPISNIYGLSMSWSVSTGVFVIIAFSYIRILSASFKKRQTDSSVHKKAFQTCAPHLVVYVLYQIASVIIIVSLRFPSVSQNIRNFFSILFIIIPPALNPIIYGLVSKDLRASILNLFSIQVMRVCHKQ, via the exons ATGGAGAACCTAACTATGGGCGCTTCCCTCAAACAGCCAATTGTGTTTGAACTAGTGGGTTTTGATGTTCCACCAGGACAAGGTCCACTCTTGTTCTTCTTGGCCCTGTGTGCCTACATGGTGGTGCTACTGGGGAACGGTGTGGTGATCTGTGTTATTGTGATGGACAGGAATCTGCACAGACCCATGTTTGTAATGATCTGTCACCTGGTGGTCTGTGACCTGCTGGGGGCCACAGCGGTGCTTCCTCGCCTCATGATGCACTTCTTAACGGGGCAGAAGAACATCTCCTACCTCCCAGCTATTGCTCAGGGCTTCTGTGTGCACACATATGGTGTTGCAATGCAGACTATTCTGGGAGTGATGGCCTATGACAG GTACATTGCGGTGTGTGAACCTCTCAGGTATCACTCCATCATGACTTCAGCCCGGCTGCACAGCTGCTGCGCTCTGGCCTGGATGGTGGCCCTGCTGCTCATCGCTGTGCTCTTCTCCTTCCACATGAACGTCCCGTTGTGTGGCCGAATTATTCAACATGTCTACTGCAGCAACCGGAGCATACTCAACCTGGCTTGCGTTCCTACTCCCATCAGTAACATCTATG GTCTGTCCATGTCCTGGTCTGTGAGTACGGGGGTGTTTGTCATCATTGCCTTTTCCTACATCAGAATCCTGAgtgcttcttttaaaaagcgTCAAACCGACAGCAGTGTTCATAAGAAGGCCTTTCAGACATGTGCTCCCCATCTTGTTGTGTATGTGCTCTATCAAATAGCTTCAGTTATAATCATTGTGAGTCTCAGatttccttctgtctcccaaAACATAAGGAATTTCTTTAGTATCCTGTTCATCATAATTCCACCAGCGCTCAACCCCATCATCTACGGACTGGTCAGTAAAGACTTACGAGCCAGCATCTTGAATCTTTTCTCCATACAAGTGATGAGAGTGTGTCATAAACAGTGA